In Candidatus Cohnella colombiensis, one DNA window encodes the following:
- a CDS encoding glycosyltransferase — protein sequence MSLEKNSNYPLHINQTLAEIDELLLTRSADEAYTKYSELVAHIENDEYQVENELKAKVYTSFADFLFRLSEYTQYFRTLIKVQNSGYSIDNLENVLWEAFIEPNTDEFRSIYNSNIKFLTSNKYLDTATPLSFEELPYWLLPTEQENHFFMYDKQQKLIKEEIDLYSYQKIQSLPDVDAFSDYLLYEDWNLNIILTCTNVIRTMKKKSYIVINDMGKFLSSIQGALLNDSILSDVYIFDQLASFQEYFIRTGQFLPRNAINLVDQSQVLQDLLAEIHQHRLKRGNRKGDQVLLSICIPTHNRGHRAFENVMHLLQSYYDEEIEIVVSNNATTNETVPYYDKIREINDTRLTYFQSEENVGFPLNLCKVSELSQGQFILLTSDEDLVNLDVLDKILNILRTSKNLSMIRTSSARTYRFDDKAAPAGEAALKNFMFQSHYMSGMILNNKYLSKHGGIDYLKKNLDTNLMLDWFPHMYWEIFLCQYGEVRNSSYRVILEGPVDDKIEYATIDGVSDLFAYRRLESRFEQHRGTYRIFEDLEVCQNDFELFRDLYLHLCHRTFSLILLSIDLYYSKTDKDILGMLKQTFDLCVSDEFNPQKSDRYMKDIQFITDTYLKFFRHTVTNVVHKDKLSSAN from the coding sequence ATGAGTCTAGAAAAAAATTCGAACTATCCACTACATATTAATCAAACTTTAGCCGAAATTGATGAGCTATTATTAACACGTTCTGCTGATGAGGCATATACGAAATACTCTGAACTTGTAGCGCACATTGAGAATGATGAATATCAAGTCGAAAATGAATTGAAAGCCAAAGTATACACATCTTTCGCAGATTTCCTTTTTCGATTGTCTGAATATACACAGTATTTCAGAACACTGATAAAAGTGCAAAATAGTGGTTACTCAATTGACAATCTAGAGAATGTCCTTTGGGAAGCCTTTATAGAACCCAATACAGATGAGTTTAGATCAATCTATAACTCAAACATAAAATTTTTAACTTCAAATAAATACTTAGACACTGCAACCCCCCTAAGTTTTGAGGAATTGCCCTATTGGCTGCTCCCCACTGAACAAGAAAATCACTTTTTCATGTATGACAAGCAACAAAAGTTAATTAAAGAGGAGATTGACCTGTATTCCTATCAAAAAATTCAGTCGCTACCTGATGTAGATGCATTCTCAGACTACTTGCTGTATGAAGATTGGAATTTGAACATTATTCTGACCTGTACGAATGTCATTCGTACAATGAAGAAAAAAAGCTATATCGTAATTAACGATATGGGCAAATTTCTTTCATCTATACAAGGTGCCTTATTGAACGATTCTATTCTCTCTGATGTGTATATTTTCGATCAGCTTGCTAGCTTCCAAGAGTATTTCATACGTACGGGTCAGTTTTTGCCAAGAAATGCAATAAATCTGGTCGACCAAAGTCAAGTTCTTCAAGATTTACTAGCAGAAATACATCAACATCGATTGAAAAGGGGAAATAGAAAAGGCGACCAAGTACTTCTTAGTATTTGTATTCCAACGCATAATAGAGGACATCGAGCCTTTGAAAATGTGATGCACTTATTACAGTCTTATTATGATGAAGAGATTGAAATCGTTGTGTCCAACAACGCAACAACAAACGAAACGGTACCCTATTATGACAAAATACGTGAGATAAATGATACACGTTTAACTTATTTTCAATCCGAGGAAAATGTGGGTTTTCCTCTGAACTTATGTAAAGTGAGCGAACTCTCGCAAGGACAGTTCATTCTACTTACAAGTGATGAGGATCTTGTTAACTTAGATGTACTAGATAAGATTTTGAACATCCTACGTACATCCAAGAACCTATCAATGATAAGAACATCATCAGCCAGGACCTATCGTTTCGATGACAAAGCTGCACCTGCAGGAGAAGCCGCTTTGAAAAACTTCATGTTTCAATCGCATTATATGTCAGGAATGATATTGAACAACAAGTACCTTTCGAAGCATGGTGGAATTGATTACCTCAAGAAAAACCTGGATACAAATTTGATGCTTGATTGGTTCCCACATATGTATTGGGAGATCTTCTTATGTCAATACGGAGAGGTACGGAACTCTAGCTATCGTGTAATCCTTGAAGGACCGGTTGATGACAAAATAGAATACGCTACTATTGATGGTGTATCTGATCTATTCGCATACAGAAGACTTGAATCCAGATTTGAACAACACAGAGGTACATATCGAATATTTGAGGATTTAGAGGTGTGCCAGAACGATTTCGAGCTTTTTAGGGACTTGTATCTTCATCTCTGCCATAGGACATTCAGTCTTATACTATTGTCTATCGATTTATATTATAGCAAGACAGATAAGGACATCTTGGGCATGCTCAAACAAACCTTTGACTTATGTGTTAGCGATGAATTTAACCCTCAGAAATCGGATCGCTACATGAAGGACATCCAATTTATCACAGATACTTACCTTAAATTTTTTAGACATACAGTTACAAATGTCGTGCATAAAGATAAATTAAGCAGCGCTAATTAA
- a CDS encoding cold shock domain-containing protein, giving the protein MQGKVKWFNAEKGYGFIESEEGSDVFVHFSAIQMDGYKALEEGQGVEFDIVQGARGPQAANVTKL; this is encoded by the coding sequence ATGCAAGGTAAAGTGAAATGGTTTAACGCAGAGAAGGGTTATGGTTTTATTGAATCCGAAGAAGGCAGTGACGTATTCGTTCACTTCTCAGCTATTCAAATGGATGGCTACAAGGCACTTGAAGAAGGTCAAGGCGTTGAATTTGATATCGTTCAAGGTGCAAGAGGTCCACAAGCTGCAAACGTAACTAAGCTATAA
- the pseC gene encoding UDP-4-amino-4,6-dideoxy-N-acetyl-beta-L-altrosamine transaminase, with product MSRLAVHGGIPVRDSMLPYGQQWIEEDDIGQVVKVLQSEYLTQGPAIQDFETRVASYVGAKYAVAFCNGTAALHAACYAAGIETDDEVITSPLTFVASSNCVLYQGGKPVFADIDPLTYNIDPKQIEAKITSRTKAIIPVDFTGQPADMEQINAIARKFGLVVIEDAAHSLGARYKGTKVGVMADMTMFSFHPVKHITTGEGGIIVTDNEEYYQRLLLFRSHGITRDPQKLIENQGPWYYEMHMLGYNYRMTDLQASLGVSQLNKLDMFLARRREIAQLYNVAFEAMVGVNSPFQQADVRSAWHLYIVKLDPTKLQGSRREIFEALRAENIGVHVHYIPVYLQPYYQGLGYKRGSCPIAEDVYEQIITLPLYPKMTNSDVKDVITSVDRVLEYYRIVRLEED from the coding sequence ATGAGTCGTCTAGCAGTACATGGTGGAATTCCAGTAAGGGATTCTATGCTGCCGTATGGTCAACAATGGATAGAGGAGGACGATATCGGTCAGGTGGTAAAAGTGCTTCAAAGTGAGTATCTAACTCAAGGTCCTGCTATCCAAGATTTCGAAACACGAGTTGCTTCATATGTCGGTGCTAAATATGCCGTGGCATTCTGTAACGGAACTGCCGCCCTTCATGCTGCTTGTTATGCTGCTGGTATTGAAACGGACGACGAGGTGATAACATCCCCTTTAACATTCGTGGCAAGCAGCAATTGTGTCCTGTACCAGGGAGGGAAGCCCGTCTTTGCCGACATCGATCCACTAACATACAATATAGATCCCAAACAAATTGAAGCAAAAATTACCTCCAGAACCAAGGCGATAATCCCAGTTGATTTTACAGGTCAGCCTGCCGATATGGAGCAAATAAATGCGATTGCTCGCAAGTTCGGCTTGGTTGTTATTGAAGACGCTGCACATTCTTTAGGTGCTAGATACAAGGGGACTAAGGTTGGTGTAATGGCCGACATGACCATGTTTAGCTTTCATCCAGTTAAGCATATTACTACTGGTGAGGGTGGTATTATCGTTACTGATAACGAGGAATATTATCAGAGATTGCTCCTGTTTCGTAGTCATGGGATTACAAGAGATCCCCAAAAATTAATCGAAAATCAAGGCCCGTGGTATTATGAAATGCATATGCTTGGCTATAACTACCGGATGACAGATCTACAAGCCTCTTTAGGTGTATCTCAATTGAATAAATTAGATATGTTCTTGGCCCGTCGCAGAGAGATTGCACAGCTTTACAATGTAGCGTTTGAAGCGATGGTTGGCGTTAACTCTCCTTTTCAGCAGGCTGATGTCAGATCTGCTTGGCACTTGTATATTGTCAAGCTTGACCCTACCAAACTTCAAGGCTCAAGAAGAGAAATATTTGAAGCACTCAGAGCAGAGAACATAGGAGTTCATGTCCATTATATACCCGTATATCTCCAACCCTATTATCAAGGTCTTGGTTATAAACGTGGAAGCTGCCCTATCGCTGAAGACGTTTATGAACAGATAATTACATTACCTCTATATCCGAAAATGACTAACTCCGATGTCAAGGACGTTATTACTTCAGTAGATCGGGTGTTGGAATATTACCGAATAGTGCGCTTAGAGGAGGATTAA
- the pseI gene encoding pseudaminic acid synthase: protein MSDIKINGYTISKQNEPFIIAEMSGNHNQSLERAIQIVEAAAKAGAHALKLQTYTADTMTLNIDTGEFFIDDPNSLWKGTSLYSLYLQAYTPWEWHKPIFDRCKELGMIGFSTPFDESAVDFLEELEVPLYKIASFENTDLPLIRKVAATGKPMIISTGMASVAELDDTVRTAREAGCKDIVLLKCTSTYPATPENSNLATIPHMKELFQCHVGLSDHTMGVGASVASVALGATVIEKHFTLRRADGGVDSQFSLEPEELHSLVVETKRAWQGIGNVNYGALDGEKASLKYRRSLYVVEELKAGDVLSNQNVRTIRPGYGLAPKYYDQIMGRKVKVDVPKGTPVSWDILG from the coding sequence TTGTCCGATATTAAAATCAACGGGTATACAATCAGCAAACAAAATGAACCATTTATTATAGCTGAAATGTCAGGAAATCATAATCAATCCCTAGAACGGGCTATTCAAATTGTTGAGGCAGCGGCAAAGGCAGGTGCTCATGCTCTTAAGCTTCAAACCTATACTGCTGATACAATGACCTTGAATATCGACACAGGTGAGTTCTTTATTGATGATCCAAACAGCTTGTGGAAGGGGACTTCGCTGTATTCGCTTTATCTGCAGGCGTATACTCCATGGGAATGGCATAAGCCTATCTTTGATAGATGTAAGGAATTGGGGATGATCGGATTCAGTACACCTTTCGACGAAAGTGCTGTGGACTTTCTTGAAGAACTGGAGGTACCTCTTTACAAAATTGCTTCATTTGAAAATACGGATCTTCCATTAATACGAAAAGTCGCGGCTACTGGAAAGCCGATGATTATCTCAACTGGAATGGCATCGGTTGCTGAACTGGACGATACGGTACGTACTGCGAGAGAAGCAGGCTGTAAAGATATTGTTCTATTGAAGTGCACTAGCACCTATCCTGCAACACCCGAAAACTCCAATTTAGCTACAATCCCTCATATGAAAGAGCTCTTTCAATGTCATGTGGGCTTGTCTGATCATACGATGGGAGTAGGTGCATCAGTTGCGAGTGTAGCACTGGGTGCCACGGTAATTGAGAAACATTTTACATTGAGGAGAGCAGATGGAGGAGTGGATTCCCAGTTCTCATTGGAGCCAGAGGAACTACACAGCTTGGTTGTTGAAACAAAGAGAGCATGGCAGGGAATCGGGAATGTTAATTACGGTGCTTTGGATGGCGAAAAAGCTTCGCTCAAGTACCGTCGTTCACTCTATGTGGTAGAGGAACTTAAAGCTGGAGACGTTCTGAGCAATCAGAATGTGCGTACGATTCGCCCAGGGTATGGTTTAGCCCCTAAGTATTACGATCAGATAATGGGCCGAAAAGTAAAGGTAGATGTACCTAAAGGGACTCCAGTTTCATGGGATATACTGGGTTAA
- the pseG gene encoding UDP-2,4-diacetamido-2,4,6-trideoxy-beta-L-altropyranose hydrolase — MRIVIRADASISIGTGHIMRCLTLSEQLIARQYEVIFICRDHQGNMIDFIRNKGYQVFVLKKSDLTENQEDGYLSWLGAEWDTDAQQTIEYLNQIKGIDWVIVDHYAIDWRWEERVLSYRRPTQLMVIDDLANRRHTCHILLDQNLSLNSTRYRQLLPDSTTTYLGPTYALLRDEFIHTHKKVGARNGTIKNITVFYGGTDLTGETLKVVRALSELPLDQIGIRVIVGPNNPRRLKIKEICRLLSNYKIEDYVSNMAELMLQTDLFIGAGGSTTWERCMLGVPSITTVIADNQKEITEAVEHYGATWNLGECSKVDETTIIQAVRYAVTHPLEVYKMSMRCLDVIGDYQGPSVIIDRMASLKKGDDINV, encoded by the coding sequence ATGAGAATTGTAATACGAGCTGATGCCTCAATATCTATTGGTACGGGACACATCATGAGATGTCTGACTTTAAGTGAGCAACTCATTGCAAGACAATATGAAGTCATCTTTATCTGTAGAGACCATCAGGGTAATATGATCGATTTCATTAGAAACAAGGGCTATCAAGTCTTCGTGCTCAAAAAGAGTGATCTTACTGAAAATCAGGAGGATGGCTATTTAAGTTGGCTGGGTGCTGAGTGGGATACAGATGCACAGCAAACGATCGAGTATTTGAACCAAATAAAAGGTATTGACTGGGTCATAGTCGATCATTATGCAATAGATTGGCGCTGGGAAGAACGGGTTTTATCATATAGGCGGCCTACTCAACTGATGGTCATTGATGATTTAGCTAATCGAAGACACACATGCCACATTTTACTCGATCAAAATTTAAGCTTAAACTCTACAAGATATAGACAACTATTGCCTGATTCCACAACGACATATTTGGGACCTACATATGCATTACTTAGGGATGAATTTATTCATACTCACAAAAAAGTCGGTGCTCGTAACGGCACAATTAAGAATATTACCGTCTTCTATGGGGGGACAGATTTAACTGGGGAAACACTTAAGGTAGTAAGGGCTCTAAGTGAATTACCATTGGACCAAATTGGTATTAGAGTAATTGTTGGTCCGAATAATCCTCGGCGGTTGAAAATTAAAGAAATTTGCCGTCTGTTGAGTAATTATAAAATTGAAGATTATGTTTCTAATATGGCAGAGTTGATGCTGCAAACAGATTTATTTATTGGTGCAGGTGGATCCACAACTTGGGAACGATGCATGCTGGGGGTCCCTTCCATTACGACCGTGATAGCTGATAATCAAAAAGAGATCACTGAGGCCGTAGAACATTATGGTGCTACATGGAATTTAGGCGAGTGTTCGAAAGTGGATGAAACAACGATTATTCAAGCTGTCCGCTATGCGGTCACTCATCCGTTAGAAGTATACAAGATGTCAATGAGATGTTTGGATGTTATAGGTGATTATCAAGGCCCTTCGGTCATAATTGATAGAATGGCTTCCTTAAAAAAAGGAGATGACATTAACGTATGA
- a CDS encoding NAD(P)-dependent oxidoreductase — protein sequence MKRVWITGAGPNGFIGRNLKEHLENTHEVYVTSSRELDLCELDQVRRFIDNNRIDCVVHAATYTKRTISTEAELDANLKMFYNLEFCHQQLEKIVYFGSGAEFDKRYEVNLASENDIGRSIPVNAYGFGKYVMNHAARASNNIYNLRLFGVYGKYENWRTTFISNLCCKAMLDLPLTIRQNCSFDFLYIDDLFSVVDWFLEQSPDYHDYNVCTSTPYDLTEIARMVLEVAGKDLPITIYNEGRNLTYTGANNRLREQVSEFSPRGIQSGIESLYNWYLNQREYIDYDVLVQTK from the coding sequence ATGAAGCGGGTTTGGATTACTGGGGCAGGTCCCAATGGATTCATCGGACGTAATCTGAAAGAGCATTTGGAGAACACTCACGAGGTATACGTAACCTCAAGTAGGGAATTAGATCTATGTGAGCTAGATCAAGTTAGAAGGTTTATTGATAATAACCGAATTGATTGTGTCGTTCATGCTGCAACGTATACTAAGCGTACCATTAGTACAGAGGCAGAACTGGATGCCAACTTGAAGATGTTCTACAATCTCGAATTCTGTCATCAGCAGTTAGAGAAAATTGTTTATTTCGGCTCTGGTGCAGAATTCGATAAACGTTACGAAGTTAATCTAGCTTCGGAGAATGATATCGGTCGAAGTATTCCCGTTAATGCTTATGGTTTCGGGAAATATGTTATGAATCATGCAGCTAGAGCCTCAAATAATATCTATAATCTGCGGCTCTTTGGCGTGTATGGTAAATATGAAAACTGGCGAACAACCTTTATTTCAAATTTGTGTTGCAAAGCTATGTTGGATTTGCCACTTACAATCCGACAGAATTGTTCGTTTGATTTTCTATATATTGACGATTTATTTTCAGTAGTGGACTGGTTTTTGGAACAATCACCAGATTATCATGATTATAATGTTTGCACTTCTACTCCGTACGATCTCACTGAGATCGCACGGATGGTTCTTGAGGTTGCGGGTAAAGATTTACCAATTACGATCTATAATGAAGGTCGTAATCTGACCTATACCGGAGCAAATAACAGGCTTCGAGAACAAGTTTCAGAATTTTCCCCTCGCGGTATACAAAGTGGCATTGAGTCGCTGTATAACTGGTATCTTAATCAACGTGAATATATTGATTATGACGTGCTGGTTCAGACGAAATAG
- a CDS encoding thiamine pyrophosphate-binding protein, translated as MIKLSDYVIQFIENLGVKDIFLISGGGMMHLLDSAERSPDLNIICNLNEQATSICADSYAQYTNKLGVCLLTTGPGGTNAITGVTASYLDSNPVLVISGQAKSTDLSMGTGVRQVGAQEVDVVAIATPVTKYAVIVMDKQSIRYHLEKAIYLASNGRRGPVWVDIPLDIQGATIDETTLYGFNPEDEGYSNTSNTIDEMQITSTYDLLNQAKRPAFLIGHGVVASDASTEFKQLVRHLGIPVLASWRAKGVFSDSDPLYFGHPGSPGARFSNYILQNTDLLIVIGSRLNAAMTAYNLGNFAPNAKKVIVDIDENEIKRLSIPLSETIVTDASSFVKAMQNHIERYEHPNLTNWLSYCLDMRDKYPLLNEKQPSEDSCVDGYRLGYEITRRCSQDDILVGSSSGRTCGISHMAFNVHEGQKFITSMGLGSMGFTLPSAIASSIAGGKQRTIALEGDGSLQHNLQELQLISTYGLPIKLFVLNNGGYASIYVMQRNHFKNNFSACTPETLLEFPPTDKLAELYGLDYYRIDTNDSLEETLDLVMKDNRPVLCEVMGSILFDEIPKAMTKVNPDGTLISSSLENLYPFLSAEEVNDNMMAAVEKE; from the coding sequence ATGATAAAGCTTTCTGACTATGTCATTCAATTCATAGAAAACCTTGGAGTGAAGGATATCTTTCTTATCTCTGGCGGCGGAATGATGCATTTGCTAGATTCTGCCGAGCGTTCTCCAGACTTAAACATCATATGTAATTTAAATGAACAAGCTACGTCTATCTGTGCAGATAGCTATGCCCAATATACGAATAAGTTAGGAGTTTGTCTCTTAACTACTGGACCGGGAGGTACCAATGCAATTACGGGTGTAACTGCGTCTTATTTGGATTCTAATCCCGTGCTTGTCATCTCCGGTCAAGCTAAATCAACCGATCTTTCAATGGGCACGGGCGTTCGGCAGGTGGGAGCTCAAGAGGTTGATGTTGTTGCTATTGCCACTCCGGTCACCAAGTATGCTGTAATTGTGATGGACAAGCAAAGTATACGCTATCACTTAGAGAAGGCGATCTACTTGGCTAGCAACGGGCGTCGTGGCCCTGTCTGGGTAGATATTCCTCTCGACATACAGGGTGCAACGATCGATGAGACCACACTTTATGGATTTAATCCTGAAGATGAGGGTTATTCCAACACATCCAATACAATCGATGAAATGCAAATAACGAGCACTTATGACTTATTAAATCAAGCGAAACGACCAGCCTTTTTGATTGGGCATGGAGTAGTTGCCTCGGATGCTTCTACTGAATTTAAACAGCTCGTACGCCATTTGGGCATTCCCGTTCTTGCTTCATGGAGGGCAAAAGGGGTTTTTTCTGATTCAGATCCATTATATTTTGGTCATCCTGGTTCGCCGGGTGCACGATTTTCTAACTACATCTTACAGAACACCGATCTATTGATTGTTATTGGGTCACGGTTGAATGCTGCTATGACAGCGTACAATCTTGGGAATTTTGCGCCAAATGCAAAAAAAGTAATCGTTGATATTGATGAGAATGAAATCAAGCGGTTATCGATCCCGCTTTCAGAGACGATCGTGACAGACGCCTCTTCTTTTGTAAAAGCAATGCAGAATCATATTGAACGATATGAACACCCGAATTTGACCAATTGGCTCTCTTATTGTCTTGATATGCGCGATAAATATCCACTGTTAAATGAAAAGCAACCGTCTGAAGACAGTTGTGTAGACGGATACAGGCTTGGTTACGAGATTACTAGACGTTGTTCACAAGACGATATTCTGGTTGGTTCATCATCCGGGCGTACTTGCGGAATTTCCCATATGGCATTCAATGTTCATGAAGGTCAAAAGTTTATTACATCCATGGGACTGGGTTCGATGGGCTTTACGTTGCCTTCCGCGATCGCCTCTTCCATTGCTGGTGGAAAGCAGAGAACGATCGCATTAGAGGGAGACGGAAGCTTACAGCACAACCTTCAAGAGCTTCAACTCATATCCACATATGGTCTTCCGATCAAGCTCTTTGTATTAAATAATGGTGGATATGCCTCTATCTATGTGATGCAGCGCAATCATTTTAAAAATAATTTCTCGGCGTGTACGCCGGAGACATTACTTGAGTTTCCTCCTACTGATAAACTGGCCGAACTGTACGGTTTAGATTATTACCGAATCGATACGAATGATAGCTTAGAAGAAACACTAGATCTGGTGATGAAAGACAACCGTCCAGTTCTTTGTGAAGTGATGGGAAGTATCTTATTTGATGAAATTCCTAAAGCGATGACTAAGGTTAATCCGGATGGAACGTTAATTTCCTCTTCGCTTGAAAATTTATATCCTTTCCTGTCTGCTGAAGAGGTCAACGATAATATGATGGCTGCAGTGGAAAAAGAATGA
- the rfbF gene encoding glucose-1-phosphate cytidylyltransferase, giving the protein MKVVILAGGFGTRISEESHLKPKPMIEIGERPILWHIMKIYSSYGFNDFIICLGYKGYSIKEYFAHYFLHESDVTYDFTKSHEPTIHTHSAEPWKVTLVDTGIHTMTGGRIKRVQKYIGNESFMLTYGDGVGNVDIAALLEFHKQHGRLATITATQPSGRFGALDIHNENNVQGFQEKPRGDGGWINSGFFVLEPGIFDYIENDSILFEKEPLERVSAEGKLKAFKHKGFWQPMDTLRDKVLLEDLWNKGNAPWKVWG; this is encoded by the coding sequence ATGAAGGTTGTAATTTTAGCAGGTGGATTTGGCACAAGAATTAGTGAAGAATCACATTTAAAGCCTAAACCAATGATTGAAATCGGCGAAAGGCCAATTCTTTGGCATATTATGAAGATTTATTCTTCCTACGGATTTAATGATTTCATTATTTGCTTAGGATACAAAGGTTATTCTATCAAAGAATATTTTGCTCATTATTTTTTGCATGAATCCGACGTAACCTATGATTTTACGAAAAGTCACGAGCCCACTATTCATACTCATTCTGCTGAGCCATGGAAAGTAACACTAGTAGATACTGGGATCCATACGATGACTGGCGGTCGGATTAAAAGAGTGCAGAAGTATATAGGCAATGAAAGCTTTATGCTGACCTATGGTGATGGAGTTGGGAATGTTGATATTGCAGCGCTGTTAGAATTCCACAAGCAACATGGCAGATTAGCTACGATCACAGCTACACAGCCAAGCGGAAGATTTGGTGCATTAGATATACATAATGAAAATAATGTTCAGGGGTTTCAAGAAAAGCCTCGCGGTGATGGAGGTTGGATAAATTCAGGTTTCTTCGTGCTAGAACCAGGCATATTTGATTATATTGAGAATGATTCCATTTTGTTCGAGAAAGAACCACTAGAACGTGTATCAGCTGAAGGTAAACTTAAAGCCTTTAAGCACAAGGGCTTCTGGCAGCCAATGGATACATTAAGAGACAAGGTTTTACTAGAGGATTTGTGGAATAAAGGTAATGCTCCTTGGAAGGTGTGGGGTTAA